The Toxorhynchites rutilus septentrionalis strain SRP chromosome 3, ASM2978413v1, whole genome shotgun sequence genome includes a region encoding these proteins:
- the LOC129779143 gene encoding protein gustavus isoform X2, whose protein sequence is MELARKRYKSSRGPVLRSSERRRPQSISSSTSTLLPRVVLNRIDPREFERIRVSYKVAIRSTRSSRTSSSVHPGMNMGQKISGGVKTVSSRDQPSSFIPKIPRELAAHFQRPARLDLLLDMPPVARETQVKYSWNSEDRSLNVFVKEDDKMTFHRHPVAQSTDCIRGKVGLTKGLHVWEVFWSTRQRGTHAVIGVATSEAPLHSVGYQSLVGSNDQSWGWDLGRNMLYHNSKSCPGITYPAILKADETFLVPDKFLVALDMDEGTLSFIVDGQYLGVAFRGLKGRKLYPIVSAVWGHCEITMKYIGGLDPEPLPLMDLCRRVIRQKIGRTHLEERIEHLQLPQSMKTYLLYRDRR, encoded by the exons ATATAAAAGTAGCCGGGGTCCGGTACTAAGGTCCAGCGAACGTCGCCGTCCACAGAGTATATCGTCATCCACCTCCACACTGCTGCCACGGGTGGTGCTAAATCGTATCGATCCCCGCGAGTTTGAACGTATCCGTGTGTCGTACAAGGTTGCCATCCGAAGCACCAGAAGCAGTCGTACCAGCAGTAGTGTGCACCCTGGTATGAACATGGGCCAAAAGATCAGCGGAGGTGTCAAAACGGTCAGCAGCCGCGACCAGCCATCATCTTTCATTCCGAAGATTCCTCGCGAACTAGCGGCACACTTCCAGCGGCCAGCGCGTTTGGATCTTCTGCTCGATATGCCCCCGGTAGCGCGGGAAACCCAAGTCAAATATTCCTGGAACTCGGAGGACCGCTCACTGAACGTGTTCGTGAAAGAGGACGACAAAATGACATTCCACCGGCATCCGGTGGCGCAGAGCACAGACTGTATACGAGGCAAGGTTGGTTTGACGAAAGGTCTGCACGTGTGGGAAGTGTTCTGGTCGACGCGGCAGCGAGGCACCCATGCTGTGATCGGTGTTGCCACATCCGAGGCACCCCTGCACTCCGTAGGTTATCAAAGTTTGGTCGGTTCGAACGACCAGAGCTGGGGCTGGGACCTGGGTCGCAATATGTTGTACCACAATTCGAAATCCTGCCCGGGCATCACCTACCCTGCGATACTTAAGGCGGACGAGACCTTCCTGGTGCCGGACAAATTCCTAGTAGCGTTAGACATGGACGAGGGCACGCTCAGCTTCATCGTGGACGGCCAGTATCTTGGGGTTGCGTTCCGGGGACTGAAAGGACGAAAGCTATACCCGATCGTGTCCGCCGTCTGGGGACACTGTGAAATCACAATGAAATACATTGGTGGCCTCGATC CCGAACCGTTGCCACTGATGGACCTGTGCCGACGTGTCATCCGCCAGAAGATTGGCCGAACGCACTTAGAGGAACGCATCGAACACCTCCAGCTGCCGCAGTCGATGAAAACCTATCTCCTGTACCGGGATCGAAGATAA
- the LOC129779143 gene encoding protein gustavus isoform X3, whose protein sequence is MNMGQKISGGVKTVSSRDQPSSFIPKIPRELAAHFQRPARLDLLLDMPPVARETQVKYSWNSEDRSLNVFVKEDDKMTFHRHPVAQSTDCIRGKVGLTKGLHVWEVFWSTRQRGTHAVIGVATSEAPLHSVGYQSLVGSNDQSWGWDLGRNMLYHNSKSCPGITYPAILKADETFLVPDKFLVALDMDEGTLSFIVDGQYLGVAFRGLKGRKLYPIVSAVWGHCEITMKYIGGLDPEPLPLMDLCRRVIRQKIGRTHLEERIEHLQLPQSMKTYLLYRDRR, encoded by the exons ATGAACATGGGCCAAAAGATCAGCGGAGGTGTCAAAACGGTCAGCAGCCGCGACCAGCCATCATCTTTCATTCCGAAGATTCCTCGCGAACTAGCGGCACACTTCCAGCGGCCAGCGCGTTTGGATCTTCTGCTCGATATGCCCCCGGTAGCGCGGGAAACCCAAGTCAAATATTCCTGGAACTCGGAGGACCGCTCACTGAACGTGTTCGTGAAAGAGGACGACAAAATGACATTCCACCGGCATCCGGTGGCGCAGAGCACAGACTGTATACGAGGCAAGGTTGGTTTGACGAAAGGTCTGCACGTGTGGGAAGTGTTCTGGTCGACGCGGCAGCGAGGCACCCATGCTGTGATCGGTGTTGCCACATCCGAGGCACCCCTGCACTCCGTAGGTTATCAAAGTTTGGTCGGTTCGAACGACCAGAGCTGGGGCTGGGACCTGGGTCGCAATATGTTGTACCACAATTCGAAATCCTGCCCGGGCATCACCTACCCTGCGATACTTAAGGCGGACGAGACCTTCCTGGTGCCGGACAAATTCCTAGTAGCGTTAGACATGGACGAGGGCACGCTCAGCTTCATCGTGGACGGCCAGTATCTTGGGGTTGCGTTCCGGGGACTGAAAGGACGAAAGCTATACCCGATCGTGTCCGCCGTCTGGGGACACTGTGAAATCACAATGAAATACATTGGTGGCCTCGATC CCGAACCGTTGCCACTGATGGACCTGTGCCGACGTGTCATCCGCCAGAAGATTGGCCGAACGCACTTAGAGGAACGCATCGAACACCTCCAGCTGCCGCAGTCGATGAAAACCTATCTCCTGTACCGGGATCGAAGATAA